One Bradyrhizobium sp. CCGB12 genomic window carries:
- a CDS encoding ABC transporter ATP-binding protein, giving the protein MEAGMVTPAPALVRFSGIQKTYDGEHLVVKNLDLEIKKGEFVTLLGPSGSGKTTTLMMLAGFEVPTHGEIYLAERPIKNMPPHKRDIGMVFQNYALFPHLTIAENIAFPLSVRKIGKAEAQERVRAALRMIKMETLANRRPGQLSGGQQQRVALARALVFNPQLVLMDEPLGALDKRLREQMQLEIKQLHETMGITVVYVTHDQSEALTMSDRIAVFNDGIVQQIDTPDALYEHPVNSFVAHFIGENNVLAGTVETVEQNYCRVALAGGGAVTARAVNVSGAGASTSLSVRPERISIIPDGTSGDGPNRLPARVQSTIYLGDHALAVLDVAGNREFIVKLQPDAHDNLGHGDSVFITFRPEDCLALDPV; this is encoded by the coding sequence ATGGAAGCCGGCATGGTCACGCCTGCGCCGGCACTGGTGCGCTTTTCCGGCATTCAGAAGACCTATGATGGCGAGCACCTCGTGGTGAAGAACCTCGATCTCGAAATCAAAAAGGGCGAGTTCGTCACCCTGCTCGGCCCGTCGGGCTCGGGCAAGACGACCACGCTGATGATGCTGGCCGGCTTCGAGGTCCCGACCCATGGCGAGATCTACCTCGCGGAACGGCCGATCAAGAACATGCCGCCGCATAAGCGCGACATCGGCATGGTATTCCAGAACTATGCCTTGTTTCCGCATCTGACGATCGCGGAGAATATCGCCTTCCCGCTATCCGTTCGCAAGATCGGCAAGGCGGAAGCGCAGGAGCGCGTCAGGGCGGCGCTGCGTATGATCAAGATGGAAACCCTGGCGAACCGGCGGCCCGGGCAGCTGTCCGGCGGTCAGCAGCAACGCGTGGCGCTGGCGCGCGCGCTGGTTTTCAACCCGCAGCTCGTGCTGATGGACGAACCCTTGGGCGCCCTGGACAAGCGCTTGCGGGAACAGATGCAACTGGAGATCAAGCAACTGCACGAGACGATGGGCATCACCGTCGTCTACGTCACCCACGATCAGAGTGAAGCGCTCACCATGTCGGACCGCATTGCCGTGTTCAACGACGGCATTGTGCAGCAGATCGACACGCCCGATGCGCTGTACGAGCATCCGGTAAACAGCTTCGTCGCCCACTTCATCGGCGAGAACAATGTGCTGGCCGGCACCGTCGAGACGGTCGAACAAAACTATTGCCGCGTCGCGCTCGCCGGTGGCGGTGCCGTGACCGCGCGGGCGGTCAACGTATCCGGCGCAGGCGCATCGACGTCCCTGTCGGTGCGACCGGAGCGGATCTCCATCATCCCGGACGGCACCTCCGGCGACGGACCGAACCGCCTGCCGGCCAGGGTGCAAAGCACCATCTATCTCGGGGACCACGCGCTGGCCGTACTCGATGTCGCCGGCAACCGGGAATTCATTGTCAAGCTTCAGCCGGACGCACATGACAACCTGGGACATGGCGACAGCGTGTTCATCACCTTCCGCCCCGAGGACTGCCTGGCCCTCGATCCCGTCTGA